The following coding sequences are from one Geodermatophilus normandii window:
- a CDS encoding DUF885 domain-containing protein yields MSGPRSTPRQVADRYVDAVCDLDPIVATSLGTRPGDDRLPDPSPAGLEAEAELTRRTLAELDAVLAADPALDDDPIERRCARLLRERLGAERAADEAGEGFRALSNLFSPVHSIRQVFLLMPTATEDDWGVVARRMARVPEAYRGYLETLREGARRGLLVAPRQVSTVVGQLDEWLRGPFFGGLAGSGPDAVRGELDAAARDADAAVAEVRDFLRDEYLPRAEGTPDAVGRDRYAIAARRWNGSDLGAGQGLEEAYAWGWSEYRRILAEQRAEAAALRPGSTPLEAMRWLDEHGPSVDGVEAIRLRLQAMMDEAITALDGTHFDLAEPVRRVEAMIAPPGSAAAPYYTRPAQDFSRPGRTWLPTLGRERFPLWDLVSIWYHEGVPGHHLQLAQWAYVSRDLSTYQTSLGSVSANVEGWALYAERLMDELGYLTEPGARMGYLDAQQLRAIRVVIDIGMHLRLPVPDDAEGVLAGHRGRPWTPELARAFAGEHLGSDPAFLDSELIRYLGLPGQAISYKLGERAWLAGRAAAQRARGAGFDLRAWHMAALSQGSLGLDDLEAELARL; encoded by the coding sequence GTGAGCGGACCGCGCAGCACTCCCCGGCAGGTGGCCGACCGCTACGTCGACGCCGTCTGCGACCTCGACCCGATCGTCGCGACGTCGCTGGGCACCCGCCCCGGTGACGACCGGCTGCCCGACCCGAGCCCGGCCGGCCTGGAGGCCGAGGCCGAGCTGACCCGCCGCACGCTCGCCGAGCTCGACGCGGTCCTGGCCGCCGACCCGGCGCTCGACGACGACCCGATCGAGCGCCGCTGCGCCCGCCTGCTGCGCGAGCGCCTGGGCGCCGAACGAGCCGCGGACGAGGCCGGCGAGGGCTTCCGGGCGCTGTCGAACCTGTTCAGCCCGGTGCACTCGATCCGCCAGGTCTTCCTGCTCATGCCCACGGCGACCGAGGACGACTGGGGCGTCGTCGCCCGCCGGATGGCGCGGGTGCCCGAGGCCTACCGCGGCTACCTCGAGACGCTGCGCGAGGGCGCCCGGCGCGGGCTGCTCGTGGCGCCGCGGCAGGTGTCCACCGTCGTCGGCCAGCTCGACGAGTGGCTGCGCGGTCCCTTCTTCGGCGGTCTGGCCGGCTCCGGGCCCGACGCGGTCCGCGGCGAGCTCGACGCCGCCGCGCGCGACGCCGACGCCGCGGTGGCCGAGGTGCGCGACTTCCTGCGCGACGAGTACCTGCCGCGGGCCGAGGGGACGCCGGACGCCGTCGGCCGGGACCGCTACGCGATCGCCGCGCGGCGCTGGAACGGTTCCGACCTCGGCGCCGGGCAGGGCCTGGAGGAGGCCTACGCCTGGGGCTGGTCGGAGTACCGGCGGATCCTCGCCGAGCAGCGGGCGGAGGCGGCGGCGCTGCGGCCGGGCTCGACGCCGCTGGAGGCGATGCGCTGGCTCGACGAGCACGGTCCCTCGGTCGACGGCGTGGAGGCGATCCGGCTGCGACTGCAGGCGATGATGGACGAGGCGATCACCGCGCTGGACGGCACCCACTTCGACCTCGCCGAGCCGGTGCGCCGCGTCGAGGCGATGATCGCGCCGCCCGGCAGCGCGGCGGCGCCGTACTACACCCGCCCGGCGCAGGACTTCTCCCGCCCCGGCCGCACCTGGCTGCCGACGCTGGGCCGCGAGCGCTTCCCGCTGTGGGACCTGGTCTCGATCTGGTACCACGAGGGCGTCCCGGGCCACCACCTGCAGCTGGCCCAGTGGGCGTACGTGAGCCGCGACCTGTCGACCTACCAGACGTCGCTGGGCTCGGTGAGCGCCAACGTCGAGGGCTGGGCGCTCTACGCCGAGCGGCTCATGGACGAGCTCGGGTACCTCACCGAGCCCGGCGCCCGCATGGGCTACCTCGACGCCCAGCAGCTGCGCGCGATCCGGGTGGTCATCGACATCGGCATGCACCTGCGGCTGCCGGTCCCCGACGACGCCGAGGGCGTGCTGGCCGGGCACCGCGGCCGGCCGTGGACGCCGGAGCTCGCGCGGGCCTTCGCCGGCGAGCACCTGGGCAGCGACCCGGCGTTCCTCGACAGCGAGCTGATCCGCTACCTCGGCCTGCCCGGCCAGGCGATCAGCTACAAGCTGGGGGAGCGCGCCTGGCTGGCCGGCCGTGCCGCGGCGCAGCGGGCGCGCGGCGCGGGCTTCGACCTCAGGGCGTGGCACATGGCGGCGCTGTCGCAGGGCTCGCTCGGCCTCGACGACCTCGAGGCGGAGCTCGCGCGGCTCTAG
- a CDS encoding TetR/AcrR family transcriptional regulator — MPTARERVRAELTAEITEAARRQLAEVGAAALSLRAVAREVGMASSAVYRYFPSRDDLLTRLIIDGYDALGAAAEAADDPAAPPARRWSAVCTAVRDWARAHPHEYALLYGSPVPGYSAPRDTVPAASRVGIVLGRVLGDAARAGLLHGSGGREPGLLGDAAVEVLGNDAPGIDDAVRVRALLAWSSLFGTVSFELFGHLVGSVEDGDAYFARVVAELGALVGLGAP, encoded by the coding sequence GTGCCCACCGCCCGCGAACGCGTCCGCGCCGAGCTGACCGCCGAGATCACCGAGGCCGCGCGCCGCCAGCTCGCCGAGGTCGGCGCGGCCGCGCTCTCGCTGCGCGCGGTGGCGCGCGAGGTGGGCATGGCGTCGTCGGCGGTGTACCGCTACTTCCCCAGCCGCGACGACCTGCTGACCCGGTTGATCATCGACGGCTACGACGCCCTGGGAGCCGCGGCCGAGGCCGCCGACGACCCGGCCGCACCACCCGCGCGGCGCTGGTCGGCGGTGTGCACCGCCGTGCGCGACTGGGCACGGGCCCACCCGCACGAGTACGCGCTGCTCTACGGCTCACCGGTGCCCGGCTACTCCGCGCCGCGGGACACCGTCCCGGCCGCGTCGCGGGTCGGGATCGTGCTCGGCCGGGTCCTGGGCGACGCCGCCCGCGCCGGCCTGCTGCACGGCTCGGGCGGCCGCGAGCCCGGCCTGCTCGGCGACGCCGCGGTCGAGGTCCTCGGGAACGACGCCCCGGGCATCGACGACGCCGTCCGCGTGCGTGCCCTGTTGGCCTGGAGCTCGCTGTTCGGCACGGTCAGCTTCGAGCTGTTCGGCCACCTCGTCGGGTCGGTCGAGGACGGCGACGCCTACTTCGCCCGCGTCGTCGCCGAGCTCGGCGCCCTCGTCGGGCTCGGCGCGCCCTAG
- a CDS encoding NAD-dependent epimerase/dehydratase family protein, giving the protein MALHVIVGKGPVGTTTAEALAARGHRVRVLSRSGGTSTDGVEHRRVDAADAGALTDAATGAAALYNAVNPAYDRWATDWPPVAAALLTAAERTGATLVTMANLYVYGRPAGPMSPDSPLAATDTKGRVRTAMWREALAAHEAGRIRMTEARAADFVGPQVPAAQSHLVRQLPALRRGRRAWVVGDPDAPRSWAYLPDVAATLATLGTDERALGRAWHVPSAPPRSQRQALGDLARAMGRAPVPVSGIPWPVLTAVGWFSPLMREVVDVRHQFDREYVIDATATTDTFGLTATPWDEVVAATVGAPVPARS; this is encoded by the coding sequence ATGGCGCTGCACGTGATCGTGGGCAAGGGCCCGGTGGGCACGACGACGGCGGAGGCGCTGGCCGCACGGGGCCACCGGGTGCGGGTGCTCTCCCGCAGCGGCGGCACCTCCACCGACGGCGTCGAGCACCGCCGGGTGGACGCCGCGGACGCCGGCGCGCTGACCGACGCCGCCACCGGCGCCGCGGCGCTCTACAACGCGGTCAACCCCGCCTACGACCGGTGGGCCACCGACTGGCCGCCGGTGGCCGCGGCGCTGCTCACCGCGGCCGAGCGGACCGGCGCCACGCTGGTCACGATGGCCAACCTCTACGTGTACGGCCGTCCGGCCGGACCGATGTCGCCGGACAGCCCGCTGGCGGCCACCGACACCAAGGGCCGGGTGCGGACCGCGATGTGGCGGGAGGCGCTGGCCGCGCACGAGGCCGGCCGCATCCGGATGACCGAGGCCCGCGCCGCGGACTTCGTCGGGCCGCAGGTCCCCGCCGCGCAGTCGCACCTGGTGCGCCAGCTCCCGGCGCTGCGCCGCGGGCGCCGCGCCTGGGTGGTCGGCGACCCCGACGCGCCGCGCAGCTGGGCCTACCTCCCCGACGTCGCGGCCACCCTGGCCACCCTCGGCACCGACGAGCGGGCGCTGGGCCGGGCGTGGCACGTGCCGAGTGCCCCGCCGCGCTCGCAGCGCCAGGCCCTCGGTGACCTCGCCCGCGCGATGGGGCGGGCACCGGTGCCGGTCAGCGGCATCCCGTGGCCGGTGCTCACGGCCGTCGGCTGGTTCTCGCCGCTGATGCGGGAGGTCGTCGACGTCCGGCACCAGTTCGACCGGGAGTACGTCATCGACGCCACGGCGACCACGGACACCTTCGGCCTGACCGCCACGCCGTGGGACGAGGTGGTCGCCGCGACCGTCGGGGCCCCGGTGCCCGCGCGGTCCTAG
- the nhaA gene encoding Na+/H+ antiporter NhaA encodes MNAPHGSTRVFARGSWTEASRIAAVLREETVGGVLLLVGTVIALVWANSPWSAAYEALRDTRMGPASLHLDLTLGTWAADGLLAVFFFVAGLELKREFVAGDLRDPRRAVLPVAAAVGGMAVPALVYVLVNLGGDGALSGWAIPTATDIAFALAVLAVISTHLPSALRTFLLTLAVVDDLLAITIIALFYTSSLAAGWLALALVPLAVFGFLVQKRVRSWWLLLPLALLTWVLVHESGVHATVAGVLLAFTVPVVRSEAAGGPDAGPGLAEHLEHRFRPLSAGIAVPVFAFFAAGVTVGGFSGLVESLGDRVALGIVAGLVVGKVAGIVAATWLVTRFTRAEFADELGWPDLVGMALLGGIGFTVSLLIGELAFGVGSERDDHVKVGVLVGTVVSALLATIVLRLRNRRYRRIEALEAVDADEDGIPDVYQRGPDTPGAPGLPRRSADG; translated from the coding sequence ATGAACGCACCGCACGGCTCCACCCGCGTCTTCGCCCGCGGCTCGTGGACCGAGGCCAGCCGCATCGCCGCCGTCCTGCGCGAGGAGACCGTCGGCGGAGTCCTGCTCCTCGTCGGCACGGTGATCGCCCTCGTCTGGGCGAACTCGCCGTGGTCGGCGGCCTACGAGGCCCTGCGGGACACCCGGATGGGCCCCGCCTCGCTCCACCTGGACCTCACCCTGGGAACCTGGGCCGCGGACGGGCTGCTGGCGGTCTTCTTCTTCGTCGCGGGTCTGGAGCTCAAGCGGGAGTTCGTGGCCGGCGACCTGCGCGACCCGCGCCGCGCCGTCCTGCCCGTGGCGGCGGCGGTCGGCGGCATGGCGGTGCCGGCGCTGGTCTACGTCCTGGTCAACCTCGGCGGCGACGGCGCCCTGAGCGGCTGGGCCATCCCCACGGCCACCGACATCGCCTTCGCCCTCGCCGTCCTCGCGGTGATCAGCACGCACCTGCCCAGCGCGCTGCGGACGTTCCTGCTCACCCTCGCCGTCGTCGACGACCTGCTGGCCATCACGATCATCGCGCTCTTCTACACGTCGTCGCTGGCGGCCGGGTGGCTGGCGCTGGCACTCGTGCCGCTGGCGGTGTTCGGGTTCCTCGTGCAGAAGCGGGTCCGCTCGTGGTGGCTGCTGCTGCCGCTGGCGCTGCTCACCTGGGTCCTCGTGCACGAGTCCGGCGTGCACGCCACCGTCGCCGGGGTGCTGCTGGCGTTCACCGTCCCGGTGGTGCGCAGCGAGGCAGCCGGCGGCCCGGACGCCGGTCCCGGGCTCGCCGAGCACCTCGAGCACCGGTTCCGGCCGCTCTCGGCGGGCATCGCGGTGCCGGTGTTCGCCTTCTTCGCCGCCGGCGTGACCGTCGGCGGGTTCTCCGGGCTCGTGGAGTCCCTGGGCGACCGGGTGGCCCTCGGCATCGTCGCCGGGCTCGTCGTCGGCAAGGTCGCCGGCATCGTCGCGGCGACCTGGCTGGTCACCCGGTTCACCCGCGCGGAGTTCGCCGACGAGTTGGGCTGGCCCGACCTGGTCGGCATGGCGCTGCTCGGCGGGATCGGGTTCACCGTGTCGCTGCTCATCGGCGAGCTGGCCTTCGGGGTGGGCAGCGAGCGCGACGACCACGTCAAGGTCGGCGTCCTGGTCGGCACGGTCGTCTCGGCACTGCTCGCGACGATCGTGCTGCGGCTGCGCAACCGCCGCTACCGGCGGATCGAGGCCCTGGAGGCGGTCGACGCCGACGAGGACGGCATCCCCGACGTCTACCAGCGCGGCCCCGACACGCCCGGCGCCCCGGGGCTGCCCAGGCGTTCCGCTGACGGCTGA
- the murD gene encoding UDP-N-acetylmuramoyl-L-alanine--D-glutamate ligase: MDPRPAPPPRERSLRLAELAGRRVGVWGHGREGRAAVSAALAAGAASVLVADSRPVDPAALPEGVTATPDVADLAGCDVVFRSPGISPYREDARTLADRTLVTTGTGVALAEAAARAVPVLCVTGTKGKSTTSALAAAVLTAAGRPAVHAGNIGTPLLDVLGEVGDRTLVVEVSSYQAAAVPDFAGRGALTSLAPEHLDWHGSAETYYRDKLRVFSSCPQRSVVVSAQARPIAEQHLDAAQLVDPAEVLPAGLAARVQPLHLPGAHNRSNVEVALAACALLGLDLAARADDVTAAVAAFRALPHRLSPVATLGGVTFVDDTLSTTPVSVLAALDALAGRPVTLIAGGQDRGLDYTGLAAALVSRREEVALVTVPDTGTRLADDVRREAAGAAVRLTETESLAEAVAAAIAGTAPGGVVLLSPGAPSYNRFRDYEELAATYEQILVDAGAERVGPA, translated from the coding sequence GTGGACCCCCGCCCGGCACCGCCCCCGCGGGAGCGGTCCCTCCGTCTCGCGGAGCTGGCCGGCCGCCGCGTCGGGGTCTGGGGCCACGGGCGCGAGGGGCGCGCCGCCGTCTCGGCGGCGCTGGCGGCCGGTGCCGCGTCGGTCCTGGTGGCCGACAGCCGCCCCGTGGACCCGGCGGCGCTGCCGGAGGGCGTGACCGCCACCCCCGACGTCGCCGACCTGGCCGGCTGTGACGTCGTGTTCCGCTCCCCGGGCATCAGCCCCTACCGCGAGGACGCGCGGACGCTGGCCGACCGCACGCTCGTGACCACCGGCACCGGCGTCGCGCTGGCCGAGGCCGCCGCGCGGGCGGTCCCGGTCCTGTGCGTCACGGGCACGAAGGGCAAGAGCACCACCAGCGCGCTGGCCGCCGCCGTCCTCACCGCCGCCGGACGCCCGGCCGTGCACGCCGGCAACATCGGCACGCCGCTGCTCGACGTGCTCGGCGAGGTGGGCGACCGGACGCTCGTCGTCGAGGTGTCGAGCTACCAGGCCGCGGCCGTGCCGGACTTCGCCGGCAGGGGCGCGCTCACCTCGCTGGCGCCGGAGCACCTGGACTGGCACGGGTCGGCGGAGACGTACTACCGCGACAAGCTGCGGGTCTTCTCCTCCTGCCCGCAGCGGTCGGTCGTCGTCAGCGCCCAGGCCCGGCCGATCGCCGAGCAGCACCTCGACGCCGCCCAGCTCGTCGACCCCGCCGAGGTGCTGCCCGCCGGCCTCGCCGCGCGCGTGCAGCCGCTCCACCTGCCGGGCGCGCACAACCGCAGCAACGTCGAGGTGGCACTGGCCGCCTGCGCGCTGCTGGGGCTGGACCTCGCCGCCCGCGCCGACGACGTCACCGCCGCCGTCGCGGCCTTCCGCGCGCTGCCGCACCGGCTCTCGCCGGTCGCCACGCTCGGCGGCGTCACGTTCGTCGACGACACGCTGAGCACGACGCCGGTCTCGGTGCTGGCCGCCCTCGACGCGCTGGCCGGCCGCCCGGTCACGCTCATCGCCGGCGGCCAGGACCGGGGCCTGGACTACACGGGGCTGGCCGCGGCGTTGGTGTCCCGTCGGGAGGAGGTCGCCCTGGTGACCGTCCCCGACACCGGGACCCGGCTGGCCGACGACGTCCGCCGGGAGGCAGCCGGTGCCGCCGTGCGCCTGACCGAGACGGAGTCGCTGGCCGAGGCGGTCGCGGCGGCGATCGCGGGCACCGCACCCGGCGGCGTCGTGCTGCTCTCGCCCGGCGCCCCGAGCTACAACCGCTTCCGCGACTACGAGGAGTTGGCAGCCACCTATGAGCAGATCCTCGTCGACGCCGGCGCCGAGCGTGTCGGGCCGGCCTGA
- a CDS encoding Fur family transcriptional regulator → MTTEQGPAPLAERLRARGLRLTPQRQQVLAAVAELDHATPEAIGARLREQAGPGGAAPDTSTVYRTLELLERLGLVWHTHLGKGAPVYHASEHPHLHVVCASCGEISSADPALLEEAAERLAADLGFTLDVGHVALSGTCRRCRDAGTPQE, encoded by the coding sequence GTGACGACCGAGCAGGGGCCGGCCCCGCTGGCCGAGCGTCTCCGGGCCCGGGGCCTGCGGCTGACGCCGCAGCGCCAGCAGGTCCTGGCCGCCGTCGCCGAGCTCGACCACGCCACGCCGGAGGCCATCGGAGCCCGGCTGCGCGAGCAGGCCGGGCCCGGCGGCGCGGCGCCGGACACCTCGACCGTGTACCGCACGCTGGAGCTGCTCGAGCGCCTCGGCCTGGTATGGCACACCCACCTGGGCAAGGGCGCGCCGGTCTACCACGCCTCCGAGCACCCGCACCTGCACGTCGTCTGCGCCTCCTGCGGGGAGATCTCCTCGGCCGACCCGGCACTGCTGGAGGAGGCGGCGGAACGTCTGGCCGCCGACCTGGGTTTCACCCTCGACGTGGGGCACGTGGCGCTGTCGGGCACGTGCCGCCGGTGCCGGGACGCAGGGACACCGCAGGAGTGA
- a CDS encoding YgfZ/GcvT domain-containing protein: MTTSPLAARPGAVVAEGTTVAAHHGDPLREQRLLAEGAGLVDRSDRDVLTVPGADRLTWLHSLTSQHLERLADGTGTEALVLSPHGHVEHHLVLAELGGTTWADVEPGTGAALQTFLDRMRFMLRVEPALVTADRALLSLVGPRAPEVLAAAGLPAPEAPYAVAALPDGGWVRRMPPLGDGGATAFDLLVPRADLADRADALTAAGAGSAGLDAYEALRVEARRPRLGVDTDHRTIPNELEWLTSAVHLEKGCYRGQETVARVHNLGRPPRRLVLLHLDGVSEDLAAPGTPVLSGAREVGRTGTVVRHHELGVVALALVKQSVAPDAELTVGGARASVDPDDAPAALDDTRAAARDRVRAVRSATIGR; this comes from the coding sequence ATGACCACCTCACCGCTGGCCGCACGACCGGGGGCCGTCGTCGCCGAGGGCACGACCGTCGCCGCCCACCACGGCGACCCCCTGCGCGAGCAGCGCCTGCTCGCCGAGGGGGCCGGGCTCGTCGACCGCAGCGACCGCGACGTGCTCACCGTCCCCGGCGCCGACCGGCTGACCTGGCTGCACAGCCTGACCAGCCAGCACCTCGAGCGGCTCGCCGACGGCACCGGCACCGAGGCGCTGGTCCTCTCCCCGCACGGCCACGTCGAGCACCACCTGGTCCTCGCCGAGCTCGGCGGCACCACCTGGGCCGACGTCGAGCCGGGCACGGGCGCGGCGCTGCAGACCTTCCTCGACCGGATGCGGTTCATGCTCCGCGTCGAGCCCGCGCTGGTCACCGCCGACCGGGCGCTGCTGTCCCTCGTGGGCCCGCGCGCGCCGGAGGTGCTGGCCGCCGCCGGGCTGCCCGCGCCCGAGGCGCCGTACGCCGTCGCCGCACTGCCCGACGGCGGCTGGGTGCGCCGGATGCCGCCCCTCGGCGACGGCGGGGCGACCGCCTTCGACCTGCTCGTGCCCCGCGCCGACCTCGCCGACCGGGCCGACGCGCTCACCGCCGCCGGCGCCGGCTCCGCCGGGCTCGACGCCTACGAGGCCCTGCGCGTGGAGGCCCGCCGGCCGCGGCTCGGCGTCGACACCGACCACCGCACCATCCCCAACGAGCTGGAGTGGCTGACCAGCGCCGTCCACCTCGAGAAGGGCTGCTACCGCGGGCAGGAGACCGTGGCGCGGGTGCACAACCTCGGCCGCCCGCCGCGGCGGCTGGTCCTCCTGCACCTCGACGGCGTCAGCGAGGACCTCGCCGCCCCCGGCACGCCGGTGCTGTCCGGCGCCCGCGAGGTCGGCCGCACCGGCACGGTGGTGCGTCACCACGAGCTCGGCGTGGTCGCACTCGCGCTGGTCAAGCAGTCGGTGGCCCCCGACGCCGAGCTGACCGTGGGCGGCGCGCGGGCGTCCGTCGACCCCGACGACGCCCCCGCGGCGCTCGACGACACCCGGGCGGCGGCCCGCGACCGGGTCCGCGCGGTCCGGTCTGCCACCATCGGGCGGTGA
- a CDS encoding aerial mycelium formation protein, translating into MTSVSPSPTPAGGAAVDALLDPGFLEGVESRSMGDVRGLRRRAEQEEVNLSYTRRLLQGRLDIVRRELQRRAEHDGRSLVDLLPEILSEKGRGPAHGLGRHQTVQPAAPEVYESWVHGLTPDVDLSDVAGLPDADLERAARALAAAEGSLSERRRGVQQVMDALAGELASRYRSGEADVAALLADEGRH; encoded by the coding sequence GTGACCTCCGTGAGTCCCTCCCCGACGCCCGCCGGCGGCGCGGCCGTCGACGCGCTGCTCGACCCCGGCTTCCTCGAGGGCGTGGAGTCCCGCTCCATGGGCGACGTGCGGGGGCTGCGGCGGCGCGCCGAGCAGGAGGAGGTCAACCTCTCCTACACCCGGCGGCTGCTGCAGGGCCGGCTGGACATCGTCCGCCGGGAGCTGCAGCGCCGGGCCGAGCACGACGGGCGCTCGCTGGTCGACCTGCTGCCGGAGATCCTGTCGGAGAAGGGCCGCGGCCCCGCGCACGGCCTGGGCCGGCACCAGACGGTGCAGCCGGCCGCGCCCGAGGTCTACGAGTCCTGGGTGCACGGCCTGACGCCCGACGTCGACCTGTCCGACGTCGCCGGCCTCCCCGACGCCGACCTCGAGCGGGCCGCCCGCGCCCTGGCCGCCGCCGAGGGGTCGCTGTCGGAGCGGCGCCGCGGCGTGCAGCAGGTGATGGACGCCCTCGCCGGGGAGCTGGCCAGCCGCTACCGCAGCGGCGAGGCCGACGTCGCCGCGCTCCTGGCCGACGAGGGCCGCCATTAG
- a CDS encoding asparaginase, whose protein sequence is MEVWRSGFLESVHRGAVVVLGPDGAVRWSAGDVARPVLPRSSNKPVQATAYLAAGWQPRSGEELAIAAGSHAGEDGHRDVAAGILDAAGLGPDALGCPAALPGHEPTRAAWTVAGRAPERLAFNCSGKHAAMLAACVAAGWPPGGYLDRDHPLQQAIEARLGEAAGEPVAAVVVDGCGAPQHGLSLTGLARGLRSLVDADPGSPERAVADAMRAHPWYVAGTDRDDTLLMETVPGLLVKGGADGVHVAALPGRGAVAYKLDDGGDRGRAPVLAAALRRLGVDADALARWSVLPVTGGDGVVGEVRPSAVLTG, encoded by the coding sequence GTGGAGGTCTGGCGCTCGGGGTTCCTGGAGTCCGTGCACCGGGGCGCGGTCGTCGTCCTGGGGCCCGACGGCGCCGTGCGCTGGTCGGCCGGCGACGTCGCCCGCCCGGTGTTGCCGCGCTCGTCGAACAAGCCGGTGCAGGCCACGGCCTACCTCGCCGCCGGCTGGCAGCCGCGCTCGGGCGAGGAGCTCGCCATCGCCGCCGGCTCGCACGCCGGCGAGGACGGCCACCGCGACGTCGCAGCCGGGATCCTCGACGCCGCCGGCCTCGGCCCCGACGCGCTGGGGTGCCCGGCCGCGCTGCCCGGGCACGAGCCGACCCGCGCCGCCTGGACGGTCGCCGGCCGCGCGCCCGAGCGGCTGGCCTTCAACTGCTCCGGCAAGCACGCGGCGATGCTGGCCGCCTGCGTCGCCGCGGGCTGGCCTCCCGGGGGCTACCTGGACCGCGACCACCCGCTGCAGCAGGCCATCGAGGCGCGGCTGGGCGAGGCCGCGGGGGAGCCGGTGGCCGCCGTCGTCGTCGACGGGTGCGGCGCGCCCCAGCACGGGCTGTCGCTCACCGGGCTCGCGCGCGGCCTGCGCTCGCTGGTCGACGCCGACCCCGGAAGCCCGGAGCGGGCCGTCGCCGACGCGATGCGCGCCCACCCCTGGTACGTCGCCGGCACCGACCGCGACGACACGCTCCTGATGGAGACCGTCCCCGGCCTGCTGGTCAAGGGCGGGGCCGACGGCGTGCACGTCGCCGCGCTGCCCGGGCGCGGCGCGGTCGCCTACAAGCTCGACGACGGCGGGGACCGCGGGCGCGCGCCGGTGCTCGCCGCCGCGCTGCGCCGTCTCGGGGTCGACGCCGACGCGCTCGCCCGGTGGAGCGTCCTCCCCGTGACCGGCGGCGACGGCGTCGTCGGCGAGGTCCGGCCCTCGGCGGTCCTCACCGGCTGA
- a CDS encoding helix-turn-helix domain-containing protein produces MQTPGEFVSGQVRSVREKVDLLAGSVAETVAAEAQQVSAVRSQVGEYIREQRSAARVSLRELARTAGVSNPYLSQVERGLRKPSAEILAAIARGLKISAESLYEQAGILDRRAGNPDTVAAIRSDDQLSERHKAVLIELYETYVREFAATSTAARPAPSTTPGVAPGTDPNPSKESA; encoded by the coding sequence GTGCAGACCCCCGGCGAGTTCGTGAGCGGTCAGGTGAGGTCGGTCCGCGAGAAGGTGGACCTCCTCGCCGGCAGCGTCGCGGAGACCGTCGCGGCCGAGGCCCAGCAGGTCTCGGCGGTGCGCTCGCAGGTGGGGGAGTACATCCGGGAGCAGCGCAGCGCCGCCCGGGTGTCCCTGCGCGAGCTCGCCCGCACCGCGGGGGTGAGCAACCCCTACCTGTCCCAGGTGGAACGGGGGCTGCGCAAGCCGTCGGCGGAGATCCTCGCCGCCATCGCCCGGGGTCTGAAGATCTCCGCCGAGTCGCTCTACGAGCAGGCGGGGATCCTCGACCGGCGGGCCGGCAACCCCGACACGGTCGCGGCCATCCGGTCCGACGACCAGCTCTCCGAGCGGCACAAGGCCGTGCTGATCGAGCTGTACGAGACCTACGTCCGCGAGTTCGCGGCCACGAGCACCGCCGCGCGCCCCGCCCCGAGCACGACCCCGGGCGTCGCGCCCGGAACCGACCCGAACCCCTCCAAGGAGTCCGCATGA
- a CDS encoding DUF2516 family protein, with protein MGFDFALVEGLRLVMLAVAAWAFVDAVIRPAAGYVAVGKLTKPAWAAITALSAVILYLQGPMSFLGLPAVIATVVYLVDVRPAVRGVQRGNNSW; from the coding sequence ATGGGGTTCGACTTCGCCCTCGTCGAGGGCCTGCGGCTGGTGATGCTCGCCGTCGCCGCCTGGGCGTTCGTCGACGCCGTGATCCGCCCGGCCGCCGGTTACGTCGCCGTCGGCAAGCTCACCAAGCCGGCCTGGGCGGCGATCACCGCGCTGTCCGCCGTGATCCTGTACCTGCAGGGCCCGATGAGCTTCCTCGGGCTGCCCGCGGTGATCGCCACCGTGGTCTACCTGGTCGACGTGCGCCCCGCCGTCCGCGGGGTCCAGCGCGGCAACAACAGCTGGTGA
- a CDS encoding PspC domain-containing protein: MTYPAPVPSRLTRDSRNKMIAGVCAGIARRYGISTGGLRLAFVVSCVLPGPQFIAYLVLWVLMPRDDRY, from the coding sequence ATGACGTATCCCGCACCCGTTCCCAGCCGGCTGACCCGCGACTCGCGCAACAAGATGATCGCCGGCGTGTGCGCCGGGATCGCGCGCCGCTACGGCATCTCCACCGGGGGTCTGCGGCTGGCCTTCGTCGTCTCCTGCGTCCTGCCGGGCCCGCAGTTCATCGCCTACCTGGTCCTGTGGGTGCTGATGCCCCGGGACGACCGCTACTGA